A stretch of DNA from Basfia succiniciproducens:
GAAAAAATTGCCAAAGAAAGCGGTGTTCGCGCCTTGCAACGGCATATTTTTCTGGATGACAGCGATGTCTATGGGGACGTACAACGGCAGTTTCAGCAGGCAATTCATTATGCCCGCAAGCATGGCACGGCGATTGTTATCGGGCATCCGCGAAAAAATACGGTCGCCGTGTTGCGGCAAGGTCTTGCTAATTTACCGCCGGATATTCAATTGGTGAGCATGGGCAGCTTATGGCGTGACGAAAAAGTCGTGCCGCCGGCGCCGTTTATTTTAATTTTCAGTGATAAGCCCGCCCCGACATCCGTCGCACCTTTTGAGCCGATTCCTTTGTTGCGCGGTGTGCCGAGATAGGTTTAAACTAAAGATCTCGTTGTTTTGCAAAGAGGTCTTTTTTGTTTTGTAAGGAAATATCAGAGTTTAAAAAGACTTTGATTATAAGGAGAATATTATGTCAGAAGTATTTCATCTAGGCTTGACCAAAGCCATGCTAAAAGGCGCTAAGGTCGCTATTGTTCCGGGCGATCCGGCTCGTAGCGAACGTATCGCTAAAGAAATGGAAAATGCCGAATATCTGAATTCAACCCGCGAATTTACCTCATGGCTTGGCTATATGGACGGCGAGCCTATTGTGGTTTGTTCGACCGGTATTGGCGGACCGTCAGTTTCAATCTGTGTGGAAGAGTTAGCGCAATTGGGCGTGAGAACTTTCCTACGCATTGGCACGACGGGCGCAATTCAGCCGCATATTAATGTGGGCGATATTTTAATTACAACCGGCGCCGTGCGCTTGGACGGGGCCAGCCAGCATTTTGCGCCGTTAGAATATCCCGCAGTGGCTGATTTTGCCTGCACTAACGCATTATATAACGCCGCCCTTTCGCAAGGCATTCGGCCTTATGTGGGTATTACCGCTTCTTCCGATACGTTTTATCCCGGTCAGGAACGTTACGATACTTTCAGTGGCAAAATTTATCCGAAATTCCAGGGTACATTAAAACAATGGCAGGATTTGAACGTGATGAATTATGAAATGGAATCCGCCACCTTGTTTACCATGTGTGCGGCATTGGGATTAAAAGCGGGTATGGTTGCCGGCGTGATTGTGAATCGTACCCAACAGGAAATTCCAAATGAAGCGACCATAAAAAGCACCGAGCAAAAAGCGGTTGCGGTGGTGGTGGAAGCCGCAGGAAAAATGGCGAAAGCCTAGTTCGGCTAAATTCAGAAAGTACGTCTATTTTGCGGCGTACTTTTATTTTATCCGCTGTAAAGTGCGGTCAATTTTTTTGATTTTTTTGAGAGGAACATAGTGGCAGATCCGCATATTCGCTCCCCAATGGACGCTTGGGATTATCTCACGGTTTGTATTTACCGTTCGGGATTTGTGTTAGCCGCAATTTTTACCGCACTTTTGCCTTATTATCCCGATATCGCACAAACGGGCTTATTAGTTGCCGCGGTTTTTTGCGCCTCAAGTTTGCATTTATACTTGAAAAACTTTCGTTTAATCTTGCAGTTTGCAACCTGGATTGCTTTATTATGCCGGCTTTTTTCTCAATCCGAACTGGCGTTTGGCGGCGCATTACTGACGTTAGGCGGGCTATGTTTTAAAGAATATTTTTGCTTCCGCATTTTGGGGTTAAATCTGCAACCGGTTTTTGTCGCTTTGTTATGGGGCTCGGTAGTTTTCGAATTTTCTTTAGCAATCAATATATTATCAGCTATAAGTGCGGTGCTCTTTTTATTACTTTCGATTCAAAAATGGCGCATGCCGTTGCATTTCGATATCGGCGATAAGACAAAATATCAGGTTTAATTTGTGAATTAAAAGTCATTAGGGGCTATTTATCTTTTATAATGAAAGGCAATATTTTTTTTGTGAAAGGATTCACGGTTTTGTGAATTGCGATCCGGTTAAAATAATAAAACGAAATATGGTTTGTCATGCGGGAGAAAAAAGTGAAACCAAGAGAAAGACAATCGGCAATCGTCGAATTTTTACAAATAAATGGTAAAACCGCAGTAGAACAGCTGGCACAAATTTTTAAAACCACCGGTACCACAATTCGTAAAGATTTAACCGCACTTGAAGCGGAAAAAAAAGTGTTGCGGGCTTATGGCAGTGTGGTATTGGTTAACAAAGATGAAATTGATTTGCCGGAAGCCAATAAAACCAACACTAATTTAGAAGTGAAGCGCCGCATCGGGCAAAAGGCGACGGAATTTATTGGTGACGGCGATTCGTTACTTATGGATTCCGGTACGACGGTGTTGCAAATGGTGCCTTATTTGGCTAAATATCGTGATCTTACCATTATGACAAACAGCCTGCATATTATGAATGCGCTAACCGGCTTGGAACGGGATTACGAATTATTGATAACCGGCGGCACTTATCGACAAAAATCCGCTTCTTTCCACGGTATTTTAGCGGAATCTACGGTGGAAAAATTTACCTTTGATAAGCTTTTTATCGGAACCAACAGTTTTGATTTGGATTACGGACTGACAACTTTTAACGAAGTGCACGGGGTGAGCAAATCCATGTGTAAGGCGGCTCGGGAAATAATTGTGCTGGCGGACTCATCAAAATTCCAGCGCCGCAGCCCGAATGTGGTTTGCCCGCTGGAAAAAATTAACACCATTGTGACGGATAAAAAACTTGATCCCGCTATCCACCAGGCGTTAATCGAGAAAAATATTAATGTGATTTTAGTGTAGAAATAAAAAGGTAATAACGGGCTTTTTACTTCAAGGAAATCAACTGTTCGCGCGGGCGAATGACGCGGCTTCAGCGATTAATTCATCGCTCGGACGTTGTCCGGTATAAAGTTCAAACTGCTCCACCGCTTGCAATACCGCCACCTCCGCACCGGAAATAACCGTTTTACCCTGTTGTCGGGCATATTTGATTAACGGCGTTTCCGCCGGCATTGCAACTACGTCAAAAGCAACCGAGGCTTGGTCAATCATCGCTTCGGGGAAAGAAAGAATATACTCTTCTTTACCGCCGCCTTTCATCCCGATCGGCGTCGCATTCACCAAAATATCCGCATTTTGTCCATAAAGAGAGTCGATATATTGATAGCCGTAGAGTTTTGCCAAATAGCCGCCGGTAACCGCATTGCGCGCATAGATTTTAAGATTGTCGAAGCCGGCATTTTTAAACGCCGCCGCCACCGCTTTCGCCATTCCGCCGCTACCCTGTATGATCACACAAGCGGTCGGTTTGAGCTGGTATTTCGCAATTAATTTGGAGATTGCAATATAGTCGGTGTTATAGGCTTTTAGATAACCGTCGGTATTTACAATGGTATTCACCGATTCGATTGCTTTGGCGGATGGCGATATTTCATCTAAAAACGGCATACAGCTCTCTTTAAACGGCATCGATACGGCACAACCGCGAATTCCTAAAGCCCGTACGCCTTTTACTGCATGTTCAATATCGTTGGTGGTGAACGCCTTATATACGAAGTTTAAGCCGAGTTTTTCATACATATAGTTATGAAAACGGGTGCCGAAATTACTCGGTCTGCCCGAAAGCGATATACAAAGTTGTGTGTCTTTATTAATCATACCCTACGCCTCTCGTTAGATTACCTTATTTTTAATGATCGTTTTTTCATTACCGTAAAAATCAGCCCGTGAATCGTTAAACTGATAAAAAAGCTGTTGATAATACGTAACACTATACTGGCAATTTCATTCCAAACCAAGGGATATAGAGGATTGCTCAGATAAAAGATGATCACAGTCAAACTCACTACGCTTAACCAGAAAAACCATTTTTGCTTTGCGCTACGGGAAGAACGGTAAGGGTATTTGCCAGCCATACGACGTTGATAAAGTATTATACTAATCAAGCCTACGGCACCGATGCCGTATTGCAGCCAGTCATAAATATGAAAAATAATTTTGGTCTGTAGTATCGGGAAAAGTTGTACGAAATAGCCGCCGTCGTGAGTTAGCTCGTCAAGGGCGATATGAGTCGCCATGCCTATCCAAGCGGAATATAAAAAAACAATTAACCACGCCAGCGGGTTTTTAAACGTTGCTTGTGGCACATTCGAACCGCAAAAAGCGGGTAAATGCTGCTTAATCGGCGTTGCTAAGATCAGTCGATACACCGCATAAAACAGTAAACAAAGCGGTAAATTAACCCATTCGCTGCCAAACAACGTGTGCCCGCCGACATCCGTTTTCCAATGCAGCATATACATAAAGTCGGGCGACATCGTCCCCAATACCAGTGCGGGAAAATGAAAATAGCGGCTATTACGGGGAAAGTACAATACGGTAACCGGATGTGCAAAGGTAAACGGCATTAATACTCCTTATACAAAACAAGCGATAAGATAGTAGCGGCAAGATAAACAGTTCCTAATAAAAAATCTGCAAAAAAATATAGACAACAGTTTTTGTAAATTTATCGCTAAATCCGATTGATTGTGAAATATTGCGTTTATTTTTGTTCAAATATATGGTTATCGGATAAACATATCAAAAAAATATATTTAAAATTTCAATGATTTTAAATATATAGATATAATATTTACTGGAAAAACAAAAATCCGAAAATTTTTACCGCACTTTTAATCTAATAATCTATTGCCCTACAAAGCGAGGCAGAATTTCAGCTTTTTTAGTTTTAACCGCTATTGTTCGTCGCCGGGTGAGTTCATCTCTAATACCTTGTTTTTCAAAGCCGTCTTCAATTACTTGTTGAACATTGACCTGTAACGCGGTTTGGTAAAGCTGCCGAAGGTAGTCTTTTTGCGGATAAGCGGTTTGTTCGAATCCTGTTCTTCCTCTGGTATCCGCTACACAAACCAACATCAGTTCTTCAAATCTTTGCGGTTTTCGCCATACATCTAATTTATTGAATAGTTTTATGACAGTTTCGGGTTTTAGTTCAAAGGCTTTATGAATGTACGAATGATATTCGCAGGTAAATTCGGCTAATTCTTTATAATATGTCGGCACTTTCAAGCGGTTGGATAATGTGCGTATAGGCTGAATTCCGGCTTTTTCATGCCCGTAATGATGGGGCAGAATATCTTTAGGTGTAAGCGCTTTGCCGAGATCATGACAAATTGCTGAAAAACGTACCGCACTTTTATTAAACTCAGTGTTTTCCGTAAGCCGAACGGCTTGTTGTAAGACCAGCATTGTATGTAAAAAGGAATCGATTTCGGGATGATATTGCGCTGGATTCGGCACACCATACAGGGCATAGAGTTCGGGGAACAATATTTTTAATGCGCCGACTTGCAATAATACCTGAAAATAGATTTCAGGATTTTTTTCCTTTAATGCTTTTTCCGTTTCCTGCCAAACACGCTCTATCGTCAGCTGTTGAAGTTCCCCTTTTTCGGTAATTTCAGCCATCAGTGCGATTGTTTCGGGTGCAATGCTAAAATCTAACTGATGGTAACGAGCTGCGAAACGGGCTACTCGTAAAACCCGTAACGGATCTTCTGCGAAAGCGGGAGAAATATGGCGTAGAGTACGATTTTTTAAGTCGGAAATTCCTTCGTAAGGATCGATAAACTTGCCTTGATTATCCTGCGCGATAGCATTGATGGTAAGATCCCGGCGAATTAAATCTTGCTCTAAGCTGATATGGGGCGAAAAATCACAGATAAACCCAGTATAACCGGCGCCGGATTTTCGTTCTGTCCGCGCCAGCGCATATTCTTCTTTTGTTTTGGGATGAAGAAAAACGGGAAAGTCTCTACCTACTTGTTGATAACCCAGAGAGAGTAATTGTTCCGGAGTAGCGCCCACAACCACCCAATCCCGATCTTTTACCGGCAAATTTAATAGCTGATCACGGACGGCTCCGCCCACAAGATAAGTTTGCATTGTTTATCGAATAGCAATTGAATATTTCTTCAGGAATCAATGATCCGCTCGATTAAGCCCAACCGTCACGACGGCGACGTTTTGGTAAGATTAATGGAATAATCAATCCGATGAGTAAACCGACGCCTAATACGGAACCTCCATAAATAAACCATTGGATTGCAATTTCACGTTTTCCCGCATCAAGCATGGCTTCCAGATCACGATTTTTATTTTTAGTGATTTCTAATTCTCGCTTAAGTTGTGAATTTTCTTCTAATAATTGACTGCTTTTTTGATCTGCATCTTTGGTGCGACGTTGCATTTCTGTAGTACGTTGCTGCCAATCGGCGTCCAGACGATTTAATTTTGAGGTGAGTTCCTGAACTTGCGCTTTTAAGCGCGGATTTTCTTCTTTACTGCTTGGCGTATCGGTTAATTCGGCGGTTAAAATCCAGGCTTCCCGATTTTTGCTATCTCGAATTAAACTGTATTTTTCTTTACGATCTAAAACAGAAACCGCTTCACCCGCTTGAATTGCGCCTGCAATTTTAAAATTATCGCCGGCACCTTTGCGTAAATAGGTGTTGAGATTTTCAGTGACATATTGTGTTTCAGCCTGAGCGGCTTGAACGGATAAAGTTAATAGAATGCCGGAAAAAAATAATTTGATCAATTTTTGCATAATAATGCCTTGTTAATACTAAAGTTAAATATGTGAATTTGATAGTAATTTTAAGCCTAACTTCTCAATGAAAAACTATGCTTAAAATCACAGGTTTGGAACAACATAAGTGCGGTAAATCTTTGGCAAAATTTACCGCACTTTTTGGGGTTACTTTATATCAGACAAGCAAATTATCTAAAAATTGCATCTAAGATGTAATAAATGATAATAGCAAAAAATGCACCAGCCGGTAAGGTAACGATCCAGGAGGCTATAATATTACGGATTACGGTTAAGTTTAATGCGGCGATACCTCGCGCAAAACCGATACCTAATACTGCTCCCACTAGCGTTTGTGTAGTTGAAATAGGCAAGCCCGTTCCCGATGCTACAACTACCGTTGCGGCGGTAGCAAATTGGGCGGAAAATCCTCGGCTTGGTGTGAGATCTGTGATACCTGTGCCGATAGTTGCCATCACTTTGTAACCCATAACGATTAAACCCACGGCAATACCTGCGGCTCCTAGCGGTAAAACCCACCAGGCAATAGGTGCATTGGCTGCGATGTCGCCGCCGCTTTCTACGATAGTGACGACAGAAGCCAGTGGTCCGATAGCATTTGCCACATCGTTTGAACCGTGAGCGAATGCCATTGCACAAGCTGTCATTAACATTAAAATGCTAAAGACGTGTTCTACGCCGCCAAAAACGCCTTTATGCACCTTTTTGATGAATTTTTTGCTACGAAAATAAAAGTAGCTGATGACAACAGAGACTAAACTTAGGGCAATAGAAATTAATAAGGTTTCTAATCCGGTTAAATTTAATCCTACATGTTTTAAACCTTTGGCAACGGTTACGATGCAAATAATAAATACTGTCGCACCCATTAAGTGCGGCCCGTATTTTTGTGCGTTTCGCAGCGGATGTTCGGTATCAAAAATTAATTTTTGAATACAGAAGAAAATACCGTACGCTAACACACCGGCGATAAAGGGCGTAATGAACCAGCTGCCGACGATACCTGTGAGCGCACTCCATTTTACTGCGCCAGCACCGGCGGTAATACAACCGAAACCGACAATTGCGCCGACAATCGAATGTGTGGTGGAAACCGGCCATCCCCAACGGGAGGCGATTAATAACCAAGAACCGGAAGCGAATAAAGCCGACATCATACCCAACACCAAGGTATCCGGATGGGTGACAAAGTCCATAGGATCAATAATGCCGCTTTTTATTGTTTCCGTTACTTCACCGCCGGCTAAGTAAGCCCCGGCGGCTTCAAAGATGAGTGCGATATAAATGGCTTGTCTGGCGGTAATTGTGCCGGAACCTACCGATGTTCCCATGGCATTTGATACATCGTTAGCACCGACACCAAATGCCATAAAAAATGCAAAGGCCGCAGTGATAAAGATAATAACTGTGCCATAATTATGCAGTAATTCCATAGTTAATTCCCTATGTTGTGTTCATTCGTTATGAGCGAGCCAGCATTAGTTCAATTCGGGAACCAACACGTTGCGCCTGATCGGCAAGCACACCAATCCACTCAAAGGTTTTATATAAAGACATCACATCAATCGGATTAAAACGATCTTCGATTTGACGCAGCATGAGACGCAATTTAATTTGCATTTGATCCGTATCGTCTTCAATTTTATCTAATTCGGTAATCATTGTATTCACAAGATTTAATTCGCGTCCTTTGAATCCGGTTTCCAATAATTCATCCATTTCTTCAATTACGCGATGGGCTTGAACGGTGGCATCCAGGCTACGGCAAACAAACGCCATAAAATCCGCTTGTATTTCGGTTGGGATTTTAAATTGACGACCGATCATACGACCTGCAATATCTTTTGCATAATTGGCTAATTTATCTTGCTGAGTAACCAGTTCTAATAAATCCGTTCTATCGATAGGCAAAAATAACCCGCGAGGTAACTTTAAACGAATCTCGCGTTTTAAGGTATCCGCTTCTCGTTCTGTTTCTGAAATTTGAGCTTGGATACTTTCCGCTTTAACCCAATCGTCTTGGAAAACCGCTTCGACGAAAGGAACGAGTAAACTACAGGCTTCCGTGACTTTGTCTGAATGTCGTTGTAGTGGTTTTAAAGGCGAATGTGCAAATAATCCTAAGATATTGTTTATTGCCATAAATTAACTCCGAAAAAATGAGTTGTTGATCAAAATTTTCGTGCATATTACCCTAATGTTTCGCAAAAATACACGGTTTAAATTGAAAAAGATTTATAATGCACGGGTGATTGACTTCAATCCCATTCAAATAAGGAATAGTAAAGGAACAGATATGAGTGATGAAATAGAATTGAAGTTAGCCGTAAGCCCGCAGGCCGCTGATATTTTGATACAGGAAATAGCCCGATATCCTATTTTGGCGCAGAAGAAAACTTTTCTTGCCAATTGTTATTATGATAGTGCCGATTGTTACTTCGCTCATCAAAAAATGGGGCTGCGCGTACGCCGGGAAAACGATCGGTTTACGATGACGTTAAAGACGAACGGAAATGTTCTCGGCGGATTGCATATACGTCCGGAATATAATGTCGAACTTGAGTCGGATGCGCCCGATTTATCCAAACTTTCAATTTTTAATGAAACTTTGCCTAAATTACCCGCAGACTTACAAGTTCAACCGGTTTTCAACACGGATTTTGAACGTCATATTTGGTTGCTGGAAGGGGAAAACCGAGAACAAATAGAAGTCGCTTTAGATCGGGGCGAAATTAAGTCAGGTGAAAAAACGGAAATTATTTCAGAGTTGGAATTTGAATTAAAGCAAGGAAATGTTGCGGATTTATTATCCTTTGTTGCCGGGTTAAATTTAACCGATGGCGTACGTTTAAGCGCATTGAGCAAAGCGAAACGAGGTTATCAATTAGCTTATAATCAGGCTCGGGAACCCGTCGATTGGCTGGATAAGTGGCGCGACATTCTTAAATCGGAAGAAAATCACGGAAATTTGACCGCACAATTAAAGGCGTTATTCCATCATGAGCAGCAGCTGGTCGAAGAAACGATGGCATTAAAGGCGGATTATTTTGCACGGAATTTTCTCACTAGCGTAGAACGAATCGGTGCATTTTTTAATTTGTATCATCATTATATTGAGCAACCTAATTTATTAGGACGGATCGTTAACGAAAAATTGGCGCAAGGTAAGAATGTTGATGACTCGGTTATTAGCGAATTAACGGAAAGTAACAATTATTTATTTAATCAAATTCGGGATTTAATTCGTCTGCACAGCGAAACCAAAGATAACCTATTAGCGCTGACGAAATTAATCGCCTTGTTACATGAAGCCGGTTATGTTCGTCGTATGCTCAATTTAATTCGTTTAACTATGGAGTAACTCAAATGGCAAAAGCGCCGAAAACCGCTTATGTATGCAATGATTGCGGAGCCGAATATTCCCGCTGGCAGGGGCAATGTTCCGCCTGTAAAGCATGGAATACTATCAGCGAAGTCCGTTTGGTTTCAGCAAAACAGCCTGCTAACAGAAATGATCGCTTTAGCGGTTATGCGGGTGAAACTCAGGCAAAAATTCAAACCTTAGCGGAAATCAACCTACAGGAAACACCTCGTTTTTCAAGCGGATTTAAAGAATTGGATCGCGTATTAGGCGGCGGTATTGTACCCGGATCCGCTATTTTGATCGGCGGGCATCCGGGGGCCGGGAAATCAACTTTGCTGCTTCAAGTGATGTGCGGATTAGCCCGAAATATGACCGCACTTTATGTGACGGGAGAAGAATCCTTGCAACAGGTTGCAATGCGGGCGAACCGTTTAGGCTTGCCCACTGACCGTCTTCAAATGTTATCCGAAACATCGGTAGAGCAAATTTGTAGCCTGGCGGATCAGCTTAAACCGCAAATTCTGGTTATTGATTCCATCCAGGTTATGCATTTAGCGGATATTCAGTCTTCTCCCGGTTCGGTCGCCCAAGTACGGGAATGCGCATCGTTTCTCACCCGTTATGCCAAGACCCGTCAGGTTGCTATTATTATGGTCGGACATGTGACCAAAGACGGTACATTAGCCGGGCCAAAAGTATTGGAACACGCCATTGACTGTTCTTTATTATTAGAAGGTGAATCGGATTCTCGTTTCCGCACTTTACGCAGCCATAAAAACCGTTTTGGCGCGGTGAATGAACTCGGTGTTTTTGGTATGACGGAACAAGGGCTACGCGAAGTGAAAAATCCATCCGCAATTTTTTTGAGCCGCGGGGAAGAACAAACCCCCGGCAGCTCAGTTATGGTTTTGTGGGAGGGAACTCGTCCTTTACTGGTAGAAATTCAGGCGCTGGTGGATCATTCTATGCTGGCAAACCCAAGACGCGTTGCCGTCGGTTTGGAACAAAATCGTCTTGCATTACTGCTGGCGGTTTTGCATCGTCACGGCGGATTACAAATGGCGGATCAGGATGTCTTTGTGAATGTGGTCGGTGGAGTAAAAGTGACCGAAACCAGTGCGGATCTGGCCTTACTATTAGCGCTTATTTCCAGTTTTCGCAATCGTGCGTTACCGCAGGATTTGGTTGTTTTTGGCGAAGTCGGCTTGGCGGGGGAAATTCGCCCTGTACCGAGCGGTCAGGAACGTATATCCGAAGCGGCAAAACATGGTTTCAAACGAGCCATCGTTCCTTACGGTAATAAACCGAAAAGTGCGGTAGAAAATATGCAAGTTTTTACGGTTAAAAAACTTGCCGATGCCTTAGATATACTGGATAGTTTGGATTATTAACCTAAAAAGTAAAAAAGTGCGGTGAAAAATGCCGCACTTTTTTATTATCAAATCACTTGCTGAATTAATGCGGATATATCGTCAGGGAAAGATTGCGCCTGAGCCATTTCAAGAATCTGCTGTTTAGTATATTTTTCACCATTATAGACAACCACGATACTGGTATCGCCTTTTTGCAGATAATGAGATTCGCCGAATTCGGTATAGCGAGTCGCGCCAATACTAATGATCGCTTCCGTCGGATAGTCGGCAATAGCTAAAAGTTCGGCAATATTATTCATCGGACCTTGATCGGGTTGGTTGTTCATACGATCAACGATCCAATCCAATAATTTCGTATGAAAATAACTATAACCTAAAGCCGGGCTGTCCAGGCCATAAATTTCCGTTTTTTCTTCCCGTCGATGGAAACAGGCAATACGGTATTTATCAATTTCACCGCCTAATTCGAAAGAGGTTAGGGGAATTAATGTATCGGATAAACCTTTAGTTTCTGCGCCCCAGTTTTTCTTTTCACAGATTTTATTCGCATTGGGACGGCGGATGGAACAGTCATTATACGCACCGAAAGAATAAGGGATAAGTTTTACAACTTGGTTGTTCTGGTAGATAACATGACAAAGAATGGCAATTTCCGGCTCTATTTGTAAATTGTCACCGGAATTATCAGGAAAACGCAATTTATTCGAACTTAAAGGATAGACGGACAGAAATCCGGCCTTTTCCGAAGGTACATAAAAAGGAAAAATCGCTTTGGGTTGAACTGCCTCTTGAGTTTTTACCGCTAAAAAGTCGTTTGCTTCACCGGCTTGCTCCAAATGTCCGGCAAAATTTCCGGCAACACCGAAACCAATTGCATTTTTATAATTCATTTTTTATACCTATTTATGGTTCAATAAAAAATCACTTTACTCATAAATAAGGAGTAAAACAACTCATTTTGAATATTAAATAATCAGGTGGGAAATATTTTAAATTTTTTGACAAAAAAAGCTTGCAAAGGGAGTCGAAATCCCTATAATACGCCTCACACAACGACGCACCGTTGTGAAAACTAACAACAATCCGGTGCGTCGTTCTTTTTTGCTCTTTAACAACTTATCAGACAATCTGTGTGGGCACTTGAAAGAT
This window harbors:
- the radA gene encoding DNA repair protein RadA, translating into MAKAPKTAYVCNDCGAEYSRWQGQCSACKAWNTISEVRLVSAKQPANRNDRFSGYAGETQAKIQTLAEINLQETPRFSSGFKELDRVLGGGIVPGSAILIGGHPGAGKSTLLLQVMCGLARNMTALYVTGEESLQQVAMRANRLGLPTDRLQMLSETSVEQICSLADQLKPQILVIDSIQVMHLADIQSSPGSVAQVRECASFLTRYAKTRQVAIIMVGHVTKDGTLAGPKVLEHAIDCSLLLEGESDSRFRTLRSHKNRFGAVNELGVFGMTEQGLREVKNPSAIFLSRGEEQTPGSSVMVLWEGTRPLLVEIQALVDHSMLANPRRVAVGLEQNRLALLLAVLHRHGGLQMADQDVFVNVVGGVKVTETSADLALLLALISSFRNRALPQDLVVFGEVGLAGEIRPVPSGQERISEAAKHGFKRAIVPYGNKPKSAVENMQVFTVKKLADALDILDSLDY
- a CDS encoding DUF5718 family protein; translation: MNYKNAIGFGVAGNFAGHLEQAGEANDFLAVKTQEAVQPKAIFPFYVPSEKAGFLSVYPLSSNKLRFPDNSGDNLQIEPEIAILCHVIYQNNQVVKLIPYSFGAYNDCSIRRPNANKICEKKNWGAETKGLSDTLIPLTSFELGGEIDKYRIACFHRREEKTEIYGLDSPALGYSYFHTKLLDWIVDRMNNQPDQGPMNNIAELLAIADYPTEAIISIGATRYTEFGESHYLQKGDTSIVVVYNGEKYTKQQILEMAQAQSFPDDISALIQQVI